Part of the Methylorubrum populi genome is shown below.
ACATCGAGCAGATCGACGCGCTCAACCCGCCCTCCGATCAGGCGCTGGCCTGGGTGACGCAGACGACCCTGTCGATCGACGACACCAAGCACATCGTCGAGGCGCTCAAGGCCAAGTTCCCGGCGATCCACGGCCCTCACAAGGACGACATCTGCTACGCCACCACCAACCGCCAGGAAGCGGTCAAGGAGGTCGCGCCGCGGGTGGATGCGCTGATCGTGGTCGGCTCTTCCAATTCCTCGAACTCGCAGCGCCTGCGCGAGGTCGCGGAGCGCGCCGGCTGCCCGATCACCCGACTCGTCCTGCGGGCGGAAGAGATCGATTGGGACGCCTTCAAGGATGTGCGCCGCCTCGGCCTCACCGCCGGCGCCTCGGCGCCGGAAGTTCTGGTGGAGGAGATCATCGACGCCTTCGCCGCGCGCTTCGACGTGACGGTGGATCAGGTCTCGGTGACCGTCGAGGACATGTCCTTTCCGCTGCCGCGTGAGCTGCGCAGCGAGGCCGCCGAGTAGGGCGAGACCATCGCCGGTCCCGGCCGGCCGAACGACATCCAGGGGCGCCCACGGCGCCCCTTTCTCTTGCGTGAACCCGGCAGCGGCACCCGTGGCGGTCTATACCGACGTATCCGACGAGGCGCTGCGCGCCTTCCTCACAGAGTACGAGCTCGGCGAGTT
Proteins encoded:
- the ispH gene encoding 4-hydroxy-3-methylbut-2-enyl diphosphate reductase, with product MSADTINLTADPNRVPQPAVTGDKPPLEILLCAPRGFCAGVVRAIDVVERALAIYGAPVYVRHEIVHNKYVVETLKRKGAVFVRELDEVPDSGAPVIFSAHGVAKTVPQNADARGLTTIDATCPLVTKVHREAEIHHKRGRHVLLVGHSGHPEVVGTMGQLPKGSITLVEDIEQIDALNPPSDQALAWVTQTTLSIDDTKHIVEALKAKFPAIHGPHKDDICYATTNRQEAVKEVAPRVDALIVVGSSNSSNSQRLREVAERAGCPITRLVLRAEEIDWDAFKDVRRLGLTAGASAPEVLVEEIIDAFAARFDVTVDQVSVTVEDMSFPLPRELRSEAAE